The following nucleotide sequence is from Barnesiella viscericola DSM 18177.
AAGACCTCCAAGAAACCCCTCACCTACGAGGTGACACGGGGCGATATTCCGGTCAACAGTGTCGACGCCGCCTTCATGCTCGACGACCGTTCGGGCTACATCAAGGTGAGCAAATTCGGGCGCACCACCTACGACGAATTTATCAATGCCCTCTCCAAACTGAACAACGAAGGGGCCCAGAACTTTATCATCGACCTGCGTGGCAACAGTGGCGGATTGATGGATACCCCCATCAACATGGCCAACGAATTGCTCCCGGCCAACCGACTCATCGTTTATGCCGAGGGCAAAGCCTTCGAACGTGAAGATGCCATATCGAACGGTACCGGCACCTTCCAGGAAGCACCGCTTATTGTTCTCACCGACGAGTGGTCGGCCTCGTCGAGCGAAATTTTTGCCGGGGCCATACAAGACAACGACCGGGGCCTCATCGTGGGTCGCCGCACCTTTGGCAAAGGGTTGGTACAACAGCAGATTCCGTTCCGCGACGGCTCGGCCATACGGCTCACGGTAGCCCGCTACTACACCCCCTCGGGCCGCTGCATACAGAAAGAGTATCAACTGGGTAAGGCCGACGATTACAGCATGGACATCGTCAACCGATACATACACGGCGAGTTCTTCAACGTCGACAGTATCAAGCAAAACAAAGACTTGGTATTCCACACCGTCAACGGTCGTGAGGTATATGGCGGCGGCGGTATCATGCCCGACGTCTTCGTGCCCCGCGATACGACGGGAGTTACCTCCTACTTCAACAACGTAGCCAACGAAGGGCTGCTCTACCAGTACTCCTTCGACTACACCGACAAGAACCGGGAGCGCCTCGCCAAAGCCAAGACCGTGGAAGAGCTGCTGCCCATGCTCGACGCCAACACGCTGCTGAACAGCTTCGTGCAATATGCCGCTCAAAAGGGTATCCGTCCTCGGCCCGTCTACATCAACATCTCGCGCAAACTCATCGTCAACACCTTGCAAGCCTACATAGCCCGCAACATGTTGGGCGAAGAGGCCTTCTACAAATTGCTGTTGCGCGATGACGAAACACTGCGCAAGGCTCAGGAAATCCTGAACGATGGCAACCAATATCAAGAGCTGCTGAGCAGCCCGACCGAGCCCCAAGAAAAACAATAACCGGCCATGCTCGACAAGCGGCAAATCAGGCAAGAGATCAAGCACCGGAAGCAGGGCATCACACCCGACGAGCGGGAACGGCTCTCCCGGCAGATTTGCCGGGCCATCGAGTCGCTGCCCGGCTTTGAACGTGTGGTTCATCTGATGCTCTATCACGCCTTGCCCGACGAAGTCGACACCCGCCCCCTCCTCTCGAAATGGGCCCGGGACAAACAGCTCTATCTGCCGATTGTCGACGGCGATGACCTCATTGTCGCCCCCTATGCCGAAGGGGCCATGAAACAAGGGGCCTTCCACATTTGGGAACCGACCGGGACAACCGCCATCGACCCGGCCCGACTCGAATGGATTGTGGTACCCGGGGTAGCCTTTGACCGGCAGATGAACCGGCTGGGACGGGGCAAAGGTTTTTATGACCGATTGTTGCAACAGACGCCGGCCCGCAAGATAGGCATCTGCTACGGGCTGCAACTGGTCGACGAGATTCCGACCGAGCCCCACGACATGAAAATGGACCTGATTGTAACCGAAAACGACATTATCTATAAAAACGACGAGATATGGCACTAATCAACGCCGAGAGCAAACTTTGCGACGTAATCCTGAACGAGCCTTCGCTGATACCGGTCATCAACCGGTTTGGTATCATTTTGGGCGTGGGCGACAAGAACATTCGCACCGTATGCGAGGAGAAAAATCTCGACTGCGAATTTTTCGTAACGATTCTCAACACCTTCATCAACGAAGACTATTTCCCCGAGAACCGGCTCAAATCGTTCTGTGCCACCCAGATTGTCGACTACCTTACCCAGACCAACACCTATTACCAGCAGTTCCAGATACCCAACATCGAGCGGCATTTCAACTCGCTCATCAACCAGAGCGACAGCGACAACAACAACCTCGAACTGATGAAACAGTTCTTTGAAGAGTTGAAGAAGGAGTTGCTGACCCGCATCGAAAAGGACCGCACCCTGTGGTTCCCGGCCATCAGAGCGGCCGCCGAAGTGCTGCACGGCGAATCCTACGGCGACCATATCCGCTACGACCACGACGAAGCCGATTCGCTCGAAGAGAAGCTCGACGACCTGAAAAGTCTCTTTGTCATTCACCTGCGTGGCGAATACGATCTTAACCTGTGTCACGGTGTCATCTTCGCCCTGTACAGTCTCGAAAAGGACATCAAGCAACACAACCGAATTCGCAACCGCATCTTGCGCCCCATCGCCGACGCCATGTTGAAAGCCTGCCGGGACAAAGCATAAATCTACACCATGCGCATCGCTGTCATTACACCCCACACGTTGATGAACCTCGGATTGAAGCATCTGTTTCAAAGATACTTCGACGTCACTCCTGCGCTCTACAACCGGGCCGACGGCTTCTTCAACGACACCCCCGAACAGTTCGATGCCTATATTCTGCAACCCGACCTGCTGGTAGCATACAGCGATTTCTTCCTGCCCCGCAAAAGCAAAATCATGTTGCTCACCACCCATTGCGAAACGGCTACCGAAACCTTTGCCCCTGCGCTGCCGGTCCATGAAAACGAGGAGGCCATGCTCGAACGTATCGAACGATTTATCGAACAGCTCGACCGACAATCCGAGAATCTGAACCACGACCTCTCTCCCCGCGAGACCGAGGTGTTGAAACTGGTAGCCAAGGGGTTCATGAACAAGGAGATTGCCGACCAACTGAATATCAGCATCAACACGGTGCTCAGCCACCGCAAGAACCTCACCGCCAAACTGGGCATCAAAACCGTGTCGGGACTCAGTTTCTATGCCATGATGAATGGCTACATCTCAGACATCGACAACAAATAATCCAATGGCCTTATACGCATAAAGCACTTTCATTTTATCGAAAAACGATAAAAATATACTGTTTTTCTTGTTTGTCTAAAAAATAATTCCTTTCTTTGTCTTATCAATACAACATAGTCCACATGTTTTACGACAAACAAACTCAACGGAAGATACGGTTACTCACCCTGTTAATTGCACTGCTCATACTCATTCCCATCGTGCTCGATTTCTACAAGGGGTTCATGCTCGGATTCAACTCCTCGTTCATCGGGTTGGAAAACGGATTGGAAGAATCATCGCTGCAAATATGCACAATCAAATCCCAATCGATGCAACTAATTGAATATGGCACCATACCAGGGCTTATGCTGTCGGCCGACGGAATCCTCTACATACCCGATGCCATGATACCGTTGGGACTGAAAATTAGTGCCGTATTCTTTGCGCTGCTCTCGCTGGCCGCACTCATCGCCATGGTAGTCATGCTGGTTAAACTTATCCGCTCGGTTGCTGCCGACGGGCTCATGAACCGCAAAAACATCAAACGGTTGCGCCTGCTCTCCTACTTCATGATTGTCTTCTATCTTATCAGCTATATCGATATGTTAATATCGACCAGCTATTATCGTTCCCATCTCGACCTGGGCAACAATACCCTCTGCTATCCCGAGTTGAGCGCATCGGTCACTATCGCATTCATACTGCTACTCTTGACCGAAATATTGAAGATTGCCTACAAACAACGCGAAGAGTTGGACCTCACCATATAAATCATTGCCTATGCCGATTATTGTCAACCTTGATGTCATGATGGCGAAACGGAAAATTTCGCTCAACGAGCTTTCGGGCAAAATCGATATTACCCCCGCCAACCTCTCTATCTTAAAGACAGGAAAGGCCAAGGCCGTGCGCTTCTCGACTCTCGAAGCCATCTGCCGGGAACTGAACTGCCAACCCGGTGATATACTCGAATATCAGGACGACGAAGAAACAACAAAATAATAAACCTATATTTATCATTAAATCAAACAACAATGAATTTACGAATGGTAAAATCGGGATTAGTACTTGCTTTCCTGGCCATTGCCCAATGGGTGCCGGCCCAGCAAGCTCCTCAGATGGAAGCATTGCCCATCGATCCCAACGTGCGCTACGGTGTACTTGACAACGGTCTCACCTACTATGTGCGCCACAATGAAACACCTAAGAACCGGGCCGAGTTCCACATTGCCCAAAAGGTAGGCTCGATTCTCGAGAATGAGGACCAACGCGGTTTGGCTCACTTCCTCGAACACATGGCCTTCAACGGGACCGAACATTTCCCCGGGAAGACAATGCTCAACTATCTCGAAAACAACGGTATTAAATTTGGTGTGGACCTCAACGCCTACACCGGTTTCGACGAGACGGTATACCGCATCTCCAACGTCCCCACACAGAATCAGAATCTGGTAGACTCGTGTCTGCTCGTGCTCTATGACTGGGCCTGTGCCATCTCGCTCAACGACAAGGATATTGACGAAGAGCGTGGTGTAATCCACGAAGAGTGGCGCACACGTGCCGATGCCGACTGGCGCACCTGGGAGGCCACGGTACCCGTCATGTTCGAAGGCAGCCAGTATGCCAACCGCATGCCTATCGGTACAATGGAGGTTGTCATGAACTTCCCCTACCAGGCTTTGCGCGACTACTACCACAAATGGTATCGCCCCGACCAACAGGGCATTATCGTAATCGGAGACTTCGATGCCGACAAGATGGAGGCTCAGATCAAAGAGCTCTTCGGCAAAATCAAAATGCCCGAGAACGCCGCCGAGCGCATCTACTACAACGTGCCCGACAACAAAGAGCCTATCTTCGCCTTCCACAAGGACAAGGAGGCTGCCTACACGCGTGTAGACATCTACATGAAACACGACCCCATGCCGCGTGAAATGAGAGGTACCATCAACGGTGCCATCACCGACTACATGAACGGCGTGGTAGGTATCATGTTCAACAACCGCATCACCGAGATTACCCAGAAACCCGATGCTCCCTTCATTGCAGGTGCCATCTTCGACGGCGACTTCTTCGTATCGAAGACCAAGAGTGCCTTCACTCTCATCGCAGTGGGTAAAGACAACGGTGCCATCGACGCCATCAAAGGCATCATGCGTGAAGCCGAGCGTATCGACCGTTACGGATTCACCGCTTCGGAGTATGACCGGGCTCGCGCCACGATGCTCTCGAACTATGAGAACCTCTACAAAGAGCGCAACAACCGCAAGAACGTCGACTATGCCGAAGAGTATATCCGCCACTTCATCGATGGAGGCTATATCCCCGGCATTGAAATGGAGTACAACCTCATCAAACAAATGTCGCCGGCCATCACCGTAGACATGGTGAACCAATATGTAAAATCGCTCATCAGCGAAGACAACATGGTTATCTCGCTCACCGGTCCCGACAAAGAGGGCGTCACCTACCCCGACAAAGCCCAGGTGCTGGCTGCTATCAAAGAGGTAGAGGCCGAGGAGGTTGCCCCCTATGTAGACAAGGTATCGAACGAACCCCTCATCTCGAAAGAGCCCGTAGCTGGTAAAGTAACCAAGAGCACGGCCGGCAAGAAATTCGGCACGACCGAATGGACCCTCTCCAACGGAGCCAAAGTGGTGCTCAAACCCACCGACTTCAAGAGCGACGAAATCACCATGCTGGCTGTGAGCAAGGGCGGATATTCGCTCTACAATACCAGCGACCCGACTCTGGCTCTCGACCTCAAATCGCTCAACGAAGTAGTAGA
It contains:
- a CDS encoding helix-turn-helix domain-containing protein, with the protein product MPIIVNLDVMMAKRKISLNELSGKIDITPANLSILKTGKAKAVRFSTLEAICRELNCQPGDILEYQDDEETTK
- a CDS encoding M16 family metallopeptidase; protein product: MNLRMVKSGLVLAFLAIAQWVPAQQAPQMEALPIDPNVRYGVLDNGLTYYVRHNETPKNRAEFHIAQKVGSILENEDQRGLAHFLEHMAFNGTEHFPGKTMLNYLENNGIKFGVDLNAYTGFDETVYRISNVPTQNQNLVDSCLLVLYDWACAISLNDKDIDEERGVIHEEWRTRADADWRTWEATVPVMFEGSQYANRMPIGTMEVVMNFPYQALRDYYHKWYRPDQQGIIVIGDFDADKMEAQIKELFGKIKMPENAAERIYYNVPDNKEPIFAFHKDKEAAYTRVDIYMKHDPMPREMRGTINGAITDYMNGVVGIMFNNRITEITQKPDAPFIAGAIFDGDFFVSKTKSAFTLIAVGKDNGAIDAIKGIMREAERIDRYGFTASEYDRARATMLSNYENLYKERNNRKNVDYAEEYIRHFIDGGYIPGIEMEYNLIKQMSPAITVDMVNQYVKSLISEDNMVISLTGPDKEGVTYPDKAQVLAAIKEVEAEEVAPYVDKVSNEPLISKEPVAGKVTKSTAGKKFGTTEWTLSNGAKVVLKPTDFKSDEITMLAVSKGGYSLYNTSDPTLALDLKSLNEVVELGGLGQFGKTDLMKVLAGKQVSSSFSLSEAQESVFASCATKDLETMMQLVYLTFTDLHRDDEAFAAWKEQSKAALVNYANTPQYIFSDSLSATLYNHNPLRRQMKAEDIDQISYDRILQIAKERTANAADYTFIFVGSFNTDSLKPYVEKYIASLPANKNREKVGKLIETQKGIINNNYNQPMETAKSTVYAIYSGDQKYDLRNYLMLSILDQVMDIVYTETIREEEGGTYGVGTMADFSPVDNSWLFLFGFDTNPQDEKRLTKRAHAELMKVVNEGPREKDFAKVKEYMLKKHAQNQRENSYWREIIRSNELGYGDNDTNYEETLNSITIDDMKAFTKKLFDGKNIIEVTMTGVVENEAK
- a CDS encoding 5-formyltetrahydrofolate cyclo-ligase, whose translation is MLDKRQIRQEIKHRKQGITPDERERLSRQICRAIESLPGFERVVHLMLYHALPDEVDTRPLLSKWARDKQLYLPIVDGDDLIVAPYAEGAMKQGAFHIWEPTGTTAIDPARLEWIVVPGVAFDRQMNRLGRGKGFYDRLLQQTPARKIGICYGLQLVDEIPTEPHDMKMDLIVTENDIIYKNDEIWH
- a CDS encoding DUF2975 domain-containing protein, with the translated sequence MFYDKQTQRKIRLLTLLIALLILIPIVLDFYKGFMLGFNSSFIGLENGLEESSLQICTIKSQSMQLIEYGTIPGLMLSADGILYIPDAMIPLGLKISAVFFALLSLAALIAMVVMLVKLIRSVAADGLMNRKNIKRLRLLSYFMIVFYLISYIDMLISTSYYRSHLDLGNNTLCYPELSASVTIAFILLLLTEILKIAYKQREELDLTI
- a CDS encoding response regulator transcription factor, whose product is MRIAVITPHTLMNLGLKHLFQRYFDVTPALYNRADGFFNDTPEQFDAYILQPDLLVAYSDFFLPRKSKIMLLTTHCETATETFAPALPVHENEEAMLERIERFIEQLDRQSENLNHDLSPRETEVLKLVAKGFMNKEIADQLNISINTVLSHRKNLTAKLGIKTVSGLSFYAMMNGYISDIDNK
- a CDS encoding hemerythrin domain-containing protein; the encoded protein is MALINAESKLCDVILNEPSLIPVINRFGIILGVGDKNIRTVCEEKNLDCEFFVTILNTFINEDYFPENRLKSFCATQIVDYLTQTNTYYQQFQIPNIERHFNSLINQSDSDNNNLELMKQFFEELKKELLTRIEKDRTLWFPAIRAAAEVLHGESYGDHIRYDHDEADSLEEKLDDLKSLFVIHLRGEYDLNLCHGVIFALYSLEKDIKQHNRIRNRILRPIADAMLKACRDKA
- a CDS encoding S41 family peptidase, with the protein product MNNKQARFVWVPLLVAVAVVGGILIGRFFSSEIPFGNSARYDKIESLLQCIEQQYVDTVNRADLIENVMPKILGELDPHSAYIPAKDLESVNEELEGSFSGIGIQFNILNDTINVVSVIPGGPSEKVGILAGDRIVAVDDSAYVGKEITNEGVMKHLKGPKGSTVKLEILRKTSKKPLTYEVTRGDIPVNSVDAAFMLDDRSGYIKVSKFGRTTYDEFINALSKLNNEGAQNFIIDLRGNSGGLMDTPINMANELLPANRLIVYAEGKAFEREDAISNGTGTFQEAPLIVLTDEWSASSSEIFAGAIQDNDRGLIVGRRTFGKGLVQQQIPFRDGSAIRLTVARYYTPSGRCIQKEYQLGKADDYSMDIVNRYIHGEFFNVDSIKQNKDLVFHTVNGREVYGGGGIMPDVFVPRDTTGVTSYFNNVANEGLLYQYSFDYTDKNRERLAKAKTVEELLPMLDANTLLNSFVQYAAQKGIRPRPVYINISRKLIVNTLQAYIARNMLGEEAFYKLLLRDDETLRKAQEILNDGNQYQELLSSPTEPQEKQ